The Streptomyces tubercidicus DNA segment ACACCTACGAATGGTCCAAGGCGGCCGCCGAGCGGTTGATCGCCGCCGAGTGCCCGACGGGGGACATCATCCGCTTCCCCATCGTGATGGGCGCCCGCGTGGACGGCTTCCTGGACAGATACAGCGGCTTCTTCTGGCTGCCGTCCTCACTGTGCACCGGCGCCGTCCCCGCGCTGGTCGGTGACGAGGACGCATACCTCGACATCGTCAGTACCGACGACATCGCCGAGCACATCCGCGACCTGGTCGGGGGAGACCGGCCCACCGGCGTCAGACTCTCCATCCTGGGCCGCGGCGACGGCGCGCCACGCGTGGCACAGGCGTTCCACACCATACTGACCGCGCTCAATACCTGGCGCGCGGAGCACGGCGTACCGGCGCTGGAGCAACTGCGCTACGTCTCGGCGGACCAGTGGAACCGCTTCTATCTCCCCTTCGCCCGGGAGTACTTGGACCGGGCGCAGCTCATGCGCGTCACGGCCTTCCAGGCGTACCAGAGCTATCTGTCGATCACCGACCCCTTTGAGGTGACCCACAGGACGGAACCCATCACCTCCACCCTCTACCGCTCCATGCGGTGCTGGGCCGAAACCCATGCGTCGACCGCCCGCCGCATCCCGAGACCCTGGCGCCCCTGACCCGGCCTGCCCGACCACCCCAGCGCACCTCACCTCACCCCACCCCACCCCAGACCTGCCCAGCCGCTACTCTTCCGCCATGTTGCAGACGAGATTCACCGAAATGTTCGGGCTTGTCCATCCGGTGATGTCGGCCCCCATGGCCATGCACAG contains these protein-coding regions:
- a CDS encoding NAD-dependent epimerase/dehydratase family protein, which codes for MTPPARILVTGATGAVGGAVLRRLTAAGYEVYGVSSRGGSSPRQLAWRIGTEEPPDALRGAWHTVVHCAADTRWNLSAEESEQANVAPLRALLKWKDDHTRLIHLSSSYATGLTGSVEPTSSDAYRNTYEWSKAAAERLIAAECPTGDIIRFPIVMGARVDGFLDRYSGFFWLPSSLCTGAVPALVGDEDAYLDIVSTDDIAEHIRDLVGGDRPTGVRLSILGRGDGAPRVAQAFHTILTALNTWRAEHGVPALEQLRYVSADQWNRFYLPFAREYLDRAQLMRVTAFQAYQSYLSITDPFEVTHRTEPITSTLYRSMRCWAETHASTARRIPRPWRP